In Nostoc sp. GT001, a genomic segment contains:
- a CDS encoding ribbon-helix-helix protein, CopG family has protein sequence MTMAKKNAANLTIQFSLEEKIILEEYCEKMQRTKSDVIREMVRTLKKYLDSSQSI, from the coding sequence ATGACAATGGCTAAAAAAAATGCTGCTAATTTAACAATTCAATTTTCGCTAGAGGAGAAAATCATCTTGGAGGAATATTGTGAGAAAATGCAGCGAACAAAGAGCGATGTAATTCGAGAGATGGTACGCACACTTAAAAAATACTTAGACAGTAGCCAAAGTATTTAG